The Gammaproteobacteria bacterium genome includes a region encoding these proteins:
- the thrA gene encoding bifunctional aspartate kinase/homoserine dehydrogenase I, whose translation MNALVNTNSDWLVQKFGGSALREANSLQKIADIVESYTTSQRVAVVTSALFGITDALENTIRVALENNDDLSDLIQTLKSRHIDCISALNLNANYIQNLHNTLDISLDDIQQKLSGIRMLDLCPDTTRAEILVVGELLSSQILTAILQSRGLSAQWCTPDNIRAQEDSARRAPLSSRFDIAHTQARLNDFVEAQTQVLVIPGFVASYRSPEQSDQTVTLGRNGSDYSAAGVAAALQARLCQIWKDVYGIYTADPRIVPNSQLLHEVSYTEAMELSYFGAKVINAKALLPLTLHKIDCEIRNFDKPEHPGTLIHASPQTDQARLVKGVTHLENVSVLTLSGMGLRGMVGFARRVSDALARQDVSILLIVQSSSEYSLTLCVASENAAVAKKALEDEFYFELEQHLVEPIILNQRRSVVSLVGDGMKHQRGVAARFLQAIASARVNVEIIAQGSTESAIALVVKHDSAPLAVKATHAAFFSELLPLDVILLGCGNVGAELLAQIQRQQDLLKEQHIGLRVCAIANSRQLLHAPDGIDLDNWKQQLEQQGEAYDYATVTNLHQRYGLLNPVIVDCSTNATLGRQYASFLRAGFHVIAANKKANTEDQAYYAELRTAAKQSLRKFLYETNVGAGLPVLDTLQSLLRSGDTLFGFQGILSGSLSLIMGLLQDGMSFSEAVLKAKDMGFTEPDPRDDLSGMDVARKLLIIAREVGFDMELADIEVEALTPPSFDELSVDEMLIALPNLNDEMQERISAAKQENKVLRYVGSLHQGKCKVGIEAVDASDPLASVRDGENVLVLNTQYYNPKPLILRGYGAGAEVTAAGVFGDILRTLRGPADR comes from the coding sequence GATCTGTCTGATCTGATCCAGACACTCAAATCAAGGCATATTGATTGCATCAGTGCCCTGAATCTGAATGCAAACTACATACAAAATTTACACAATACTTTGGATATCAGTCTGGATGACATTCAGCAAAAACTTTCCGGTATTCGCATGCTCGACTTGTGTCCTGACACAACCCGGGCTGAAATACTGGTGGTCGGAGAGTTGCTCTCCAGTCAAATACTCACGGCAATCCTGCAATCACGTGGTCTGAGTGCGCAATGGTGTACACCGGATAACATTCGTGCTCAGGAAGACTCTGCCAGGCGTGCCCCGTTAAGTTCGCGTTTTGATATAGCACATACCCAGGCTCGTCTGAATGATTTTGTCGAGGCCCAAACGCAAGTGCTGGTTATTCCGGGTTTTGTGGCAAGTTACCGCTCGCCCGAACAATCCGATCAAACTGTGACCCTGGGACGCAATGGTTCGGATTATTCCGCCGCCGGTGTTGCAGCTGCATTGCAAGCCCGGCTTTGCCAGATCTGGAAAGATGTTTACGGAATTTATACCGCAGACCCGCGCATCGTGCCCAATAGTCAGTTATTGCATGAGGTTAGTTATACCGAGGCCATGGAGTTGTCGTATTTCGGTGCAAAAGTCATTAATGCAAAGGCTTTGTTGCCCTTGACCCTGCACAAGATCGACTGCGAGATTCGCAATTTTGACAAACCCGAGCATCCTGGCACTTTGATACATGCGAGTCCACAGACTGATCAAGCGCGCTTGGTGAAAGGTGTGACGCATCTGGAAAATGTCAGTGTGTTAACTCTAAGTGGAATGGGCTTGCGTGGCATGGTGGGATTTGCACGTCGCGTCTCCGATGCCTTGGCACGACAAGATGTATCGATACTGTTGATCGTTCAATCCTCAAGCGAATACAGTCTGACCTTGTGTGTGGCATCCGAGAATGCCGCAGTGGCGAAAAAAGCCCTGGAAGACGAATTTTATTTTGAGCTCGAACAACATTTGGTGGAGCCTATTATATTAAATCAACGCCGTTCGGTCGTGTCTCTGGTCGGTGATGGTATGAAACATCAGCGCGGGGTTGCCGCACGCTTTTTGCAAGCCATTGCTTCCGCTCGTGTGAATGTCGAGATCATCGCCCAGGGATCAACCGAAAGTGCCATCGCCCTGGTGGTCAAACACGACTCGGCACCGTTAGCGGTAAAAGCAACACACGCAGCCTTTTTCAGTGAGTTATTGCCACTCGATGTGATCTTGCTGGGCTGCGGAAATGTTGGAGCCGAATTATTGGCACAAATTCAACGTCAACAGGATTTACTAAAAGAACAACACATCGGTCTACGTGTGTGCGCCATTGCCAACAGTCGTCAACTTTTACACGCACCGGACGGGATTGATCTGGATAACTGGAAACAACAACTAGAGCAACAGGGTGAAGCGTATGACTACGCCACTGTGACCAATTTGCATCAACGTTATGGCTTACTAAACCCGGTTATTGTGGACTGTTCAACCAATGCAACCCTTGGTCGTCAATACGCGAGTTTTTTACGCGCCGGGTTTCATGTTATTGCCGCCAATAAAAAGGCCAATACCGAAGATCAGGCTTACTACGCCGAATTACGCACTGCCGCTAAACAGAGCTTGCGTAAATTCTTATACGAAACCAATGTAGGTGCCGGTTTGCCGGTGCTGGACACATTGCAATCGTTATTGCGTTCCGGAGATACCTTGTTTGGATTCCAGGGCATCTTGTCAGGGTCTTTGTCCCTGATAATGGGATTGTTACAAGATGGTATGAGTTTTTCAGAGGCCGTTCTCAAAGCCAAAGACATGGGCTTCACCGAGCCGGACCCCCGCGATGATCTTTCCGGAATGGATGTGGCACGTAAATTATTGATCATTGCCCGCGAAGTTGGATTTGACATGGAGCTCGCCGATATTGAGGTTGAAGCACTGACACCCCCGAGCTTTGATGAGCTCAGTGTGGATGAAATGCTTATCGCCTTACCAAATCTGAATGACGAAATGCAAGAACGCATTAGCGCAGCCAAGCAAGAAAATAAAGTGTTGCGCTACGTTGGCAGTTTGCACCAGGGAAAATGCAAAGTGGGAATTGAGGCCGTGGATGCATCCGACCCACTAGCCAGTGTGCGTGACGGCGAAAACGTGTTGGTACTGAACACCCAATACTATAATCCCAAACCGCTGATCTTGCGCGGTTACGGAGCCGGCGCTGAAGTGACCGCTGCCGGGGTCTTCGGGGATATTTTGCGAACCTTGCGAGGACCGGCTGACCGATGA